One segment of Terriglobia bacterium DNA contains the following:
- a CDS encoding TetR/AcrR family transcriptional regulator: MLRVGDKKRRLRDPERTRERLLQAGFHEVYRSGFQSASVDTILAATNVTKGALYHHFNSKEELGHAIIEEIIAKFTRDKWLRPLHRAKDPINTLIGIVRATSVRPKDIKGGCPLVNLTQEMSALDEQFRKRLETIFHAWQEGIATALRRGQVQGTVRRDLVPEEAAGFLIAMYEGYVMLAKNAQDAEVWNVGMRNIVGWLKSLHAPRQSRRGGRRLMSKGRVVKQGQ, translated from the coding sequence ATGTTACGTGTTGGAGACAAGAAACGACGATTGCGTGATCCAGAACGCACGCGGGAACGCTTGCTGCAAGCGGGGTTTCACGAGGTCTACAGATCGGGGTTCCAGAGCGCCAGCGTCGATACGATTCTGGCTGCCACCAATGTCACCAAGGGGGCGCTCTACCACCATTTCAATAGCAAGGAAGAACTTGGACATGCCATCATCGAAGAGATCATCGCAAAATTCACCCGCGACAAGTGGTTGCGTCCTCTGCACCGGGCCAAGGACCCGATCAATACATTGATCGGCATTGTCCGGGCGACATCAGTGCGCCCAAAAGATATAAAGGGCGGTTGTCCTCTGGTCAATTTAACGCAGGAGATGTCTGCTCTGGACGAACAATTCCGTAAGCGGTTGGAAACCATCTTCCATGCCTGGCAAGAAGGAATTGCCACAGCTTTGCGGAGGGGGCAGGTTCAAGGAACGGTCCGCCGCGATTTGGTTCCAGAAGAGGCTGCCGGTTTTCTGATCGCGATGTACGAGGGCTACGTCATGTTAGCCAAGAATGCTCAGGATGCGGAGGTGTGGAATGTGGGGATGAGAAATATCGTGGGATGGCTGAAGTCTCTTCATGCACCTCGTCAATCGCGTAGAGGCGGACGGCGTTTGATGTCAAAAGGGCGCGTTGTTAAGCAAGGGCAGTGA
- a CDS encoding LytTR family transcriptional regulator, whose protein sequence is MSAREIQDQKAIAGEMFVQQAGEYNLESTAENRSCEPEDTSSLPAIRVAAANLMRALRQLEVIAKRHAPRIAFKAKGSILLLDVADILAVQAEGNYVSLRHRTNPYLVRESLSSMAEKLRPHGFIRIHRSVIVNISAVEEIQPLPTGEYRLRVKGGQEYLVTRTYKRNLRDLAQLWIGSERLPG, encoded by the coding sequence ATGAGCGCCCGCGAGATTCAGGATCAGAAGGCCATTGCCGGTGAGATGTTTGTTCAACAAGCAGGGGAGTACAACCTTGAATCGACGGCGGAAAATCGGTCTTGCGAGCCCGAAGATACATCATCGCTTCCGGCAATCCGGGTTGCTGCTGCAAACCTCATGCGGGCCTTGCGGCAGTTGGAGGTTATAGCGAAACGCCATGCGCCACGAATCGCGTTCAAGGCAAAGGGTAGCATCCTGCTCTTGGATGTAGCCGACATCCTTGCAGTGCAAGCCGAAGGCAATTACGTTTCGTTGCGACACCGAACGAATCCCTATTTGGTGCGCGAGTCCCTCTCTTCCATGGCGGAGAAGCTCAGACCCCACGGTTTTATCCGCATCCACCGCTCGGTCATCGTGAATATTTCAGCCGTCGAGGAGATCCAACCTTTACCGACGGGCGAGTACAGGCTGCGTGTAAAAGGTGGGCAGGAATACCTGGTAACACGTACATACAAACGTAACCTTAGAGATCTGGCGCAACTGTGGATAGGCTCAGAGCGCCTTCCCGGCTAA
- the pstS gene encoding phosphate ABC transporter substrate-binding protein PstS, with amino-acid sequence MQRIILRCVVLVMPIVMIAVSGCSSTSGAPKAETITITGAGSTFVTPIMSKWIDEYHQSHPNVQVNYQSIGSGGGIKQLQNNLVDFGASDAALSDEQLKSMPALIQIAESAGPVCVTYNLPDLKQPLKLTPAVLSGIYLGTIKSWRDPALVKSNPGVKFPDEPIVVVHRSDGSGTTNIFTTYLTEISPAWAKKAGKGLSVNWPVGLGGKGSEGVTAIVKQSEGGIGYVELNYASQNHLPVADVQNKAGEWVSPSTGGATAAIDAFKDKLDTDLRSSIVEPPPAARNAYPISGMTYLLIPKDAADRNKREALKDFVQYIITSGQQMSTQLEYSQIPQSLEQVDEKRLSELTTGGQAL; translated from the coding sequence ATGCAGCGAATAATTCTTAGATGCGTTGTTTTAGTTATGCCTATAGTCATGATTGCCGTATCGGGGTGCAGTTCTACCAGTGGTGCTCCAAAGGCGGAGACCATCACAATCACCGGCGCGGGCAGTACGTTCGTGACACCAATTATGTCCAAATGGATTGATGAGTATCATCAGTCCCATCCGAATGTGCAGGTGAATTACCAATCGATTGGGAGTGGCGGCGGCATTAAGCAGCTGCAAAACAATCTGGTGGATTTCGGCGCAAGCGACGCCGCCCTATCCGATGAGCAGCTGAAAAGTATGCCAGCACTGATTCAGATCGCCGAGAGCGCGGGACCAGTCTGTGTTACTTACAATCTTCCCGACCTCAAACAGCCGCTCAAGTTAACGCCGGCGGTCCTGTCCGGCATCTATCTGGGAACCATCAAGAGCTGGCGAGATCCCGCCCTAGTTAAATCGAACCCCGGCGTCAAATTTCCCGATGAACCAATCGTTGTGGTCCACCGTTCCGACGGCAGCGGCACAACCAACATCTTCACTACCTATCTAACCGAGATCAGCCCGGCATGGGCAAAGAAGGCGGGCAAAGGCCTTTCAGTAAACTGGCCCGTGGGGCTTGGCGGCAAGGGCAGTGAGGGCGTTACCGCTATCGTCAAGCAAAGCGAGGGAGGAATTGGCTACGTTGAGCTTAACTATGCCAGCCAAAACCATCTGCCTGTGGCCGATGTCCAGAACAAAGCGGGGGAATGGGTGAGTCCCAGCACAGGCGGAGCAACCGCGGCAATTGACGCTTTTAAAGACAAGCTCGATACCGATCTGAGGTCTTCAATTGTTGAGCCGCCACCGGCAGCCAGAAACGCCTATCCTATAAGCGGCATGACGTACCTTCTCATACCGAAAGACGCAGCAGACCGCAACAAGCGCGAAGCCCTGAAGGATTTCGTCCAATACATCATTACTTCAGGACAGCAGATGTCCACGCAGTTGGAGTATTCCCAAATTCCTCAGTCGCTGGAGCAAGTGGATGAAAAGCGGCTCAGCGAATTGACCACCGGGGGCCAAGCGCTTTAA
- a CDS encoding VWA domain-containing protein, whose protein sequence is MKRAIHATLLLVFFFSLAGGTILLPSAFCQDVNVHITPPVVRAVTGPATATGDNHSKPFRKDVNLILVPATVTDSMDRLVTGLDKDNFAIYQGKEKESVQALWSEDTPVSVGIILDISGSMNDKILKARQAVTEFLRTANPRDEFFLITFSDRPQLTTRFSRKIENIEDRLILTQPKGRTALLDAVYLALSAMKDARNSRKALLIISDGGDNHSRYTEKEVKSLVEEADVQIFAMGLFDAVATTPEERLGPELLSDITEITGGQSFTVSNLDELPDVAMKIGIALRNEYIIAYKPATKPHDGKWHKIRVKLLPPKGLPPLHVSAKEGFYAPSD, encoded by the coding sequence ATGAAAAGAGCGATTCACGCAACATTACTTCTGGTATTTTTCTTCTCACTCGCTGGCGGCACAATCCTGCTTCCCTCAGCTTTTTGTCAGGACGTTAATGTCCATATCACTCCGCCGGTTGTACGAGCGGTCACCGGTCCCGCAACGGCTACGGGAGATAACCACTCTAAACCCTTTCGCAAAGATGTTAACCTGATCCTAGTGCCAGCCACGGTGACTGATTCAATGGACCGACTGGTGACGGGCCTCGATAAAGATAATTTCGCAATCTATCAAGGCAAAGAGAAAGAAAGCGTCCAGGCCCTCTGGAGTGAAGACACTCCCGTTTCAGTCGGAATCATTCTTGATATCAGCGGGAGCATGAATGACAAGATATTGAAAGCCCGGCAAGCGGTCACAGAATTCTTGCGAACCGCCAACCCGCGGGACGAATTCTTTTTGATTACATTCTCCGACCGGCCGCAACTCACCACCAGATTCAGCAGAAAGATCGAAAACATCGAGGACAGGCTCATACTTACGCAACCAAAAGGCAGGACAGCTTTACTCGATGCCGTCTATCTTGCCCTTTCGGCAATGAAAGATGCGCGAAATAGCCGCAAGGCACTCCTGATAATTTCTGATGGCGGCGATAATCACAGCCGCTATACGGAGAAAGAAGTAAAGTCACTCGTAGAAGAAGCGGACGTGCAAATCTTCGCCATGGGGTTGTTCGACGCAGTTGCGACTACTCCAGAAGAACGACTCGGGCCCGAGTTGCTATCTGACATCACAGAGATAACCGGCGGACAGAGTTTTACCGTCTCCAATTTGGACGAACTGCCTGATGTGGCAATGAAGATAGGCATTGCCCTCCGCAACGAATATATCATCGCCTACAAGCCAGCAACAAAACCCCACGACGGCAAATGGCACAAGATCAGAGTCAAATTATTGCCACCAAAAGGGCTTCCTCCGTTACACGTGTCTGCCAAGGAAGGGTTTTACGCTCCCTCGGATTAA
- a CDS encoding SAM-dependent chlorinase/fluorinase has translation MPFQRMITLTTDFGLTEHYVGAMKGVIHSINPTAQVVDITNAVQSFDVLDGALAVSQAYHYFPKDTVHVVVVDPGVGGPRRPIIATIGQYLFVAPDNGVLSLVYEREERVTVRHITSEHYFHHPVSKTFHGRDIFAPVAAYLSKGVDTAKFGEEITDYVRFLAPTPKATSENSWKGLVLKTDKFGNLITNISPNNIPQIFDGSQKAFKITVGKAEVTKLVSSYAEGAPGELFALLGSTGFLEISANKAAASRVAMADKGSEVTVTIG, from the coding sequence GTGCCTTTTCAACGAATGATCACGCTCACGACCGACTTCGGTTTGACGGAGCATTATGTAGGTGCAATGAAAGGGGTTATTCACAGCATTAATCCAACAGCCCAAGTGGTGGATATCACCAATGCCGTACAGTCCTTTGACGTTCTGGACGGCGCGCTTGCTGTCTCACAGGCGTACCACTATTTCCCCAAGGACACTGTACATGTGGTCGTGGTTGATCCCGGCGTGGGTGGACCACGGAGACCGATCATTGCAACGATAGGCCAATATCTTTTCGTAGCGCCCGATAACGGTGTGCTCTCATTGGTGTATGAGCGCGAGGAGCGCGTAACCGTTCGTCACATCACTTCAGAACATTATTTTCATCATCCCGTAAGCAAGACCTTCCATGGCCGCGATATTTTCGCGCCGGTGGCGGCTTACCTGAGCAAAGGGGTGGATACCGCCAAGTTTGGAGAAGAGATTACCGATTACGTTCGTTTTCTTGCGCCCACGCCAAAAGCAACTTCTGAAAATTCATGGAAAGGCCTGGTGCTGAAAACAGACAAGTTCGGCAACCTGATCACGAATATCTCTCCCAATAATATTCCGCAGATTTTTGATGGTTCGCAAAAGGCCTTCAAGATCACCGTGGGCAAAGCTGAAGTCACCAAGCTTGTTTCCAGCTACGCTGAAGGCGCGCCAGGAGAGTTGTTCGCACTCCTGGGCAGCACCGGCTTTCTGGAAATTTCCGCAAATAAAGCAGCAGCATCACGCGTGGCGATGGCGGACAAAGGGAGTGAGGTGACGGTGACGATTGGGTAG
- a CDS encoding sigma-54 dependent transcriptional regulator: protein MSTAVRAIPRVEVSPAESLFLLIVDADRWARDISRDVAASMGFKVYTADNTRAALRQMEVQPVDVVLLDVRQSSQEGVDLLAKFKEIHPQTEIIMVSGQATVDSVVTAMKSGACDFIRKPFKSEELKTLLTRAAGRLRNSLEDRISREHLQASPGYNGMLGHSPEMQKLYRIVTKVATSRHPVLVQGESGTGKETVARAIHANGPFRDRPFLLVDCAATGNGVLENELFGPLKSANGSAKSRDGMFALASGGTVFFDEIGEMPLDIQGKLVRALQEREFHAQGTGKAIPVDVRIVAGTSRDLESAVQQGTFRRDLFFRLNVVGLRLPPLRDRKEDIRPLAENFLERVGQARHMQYSINPDALKLLQFYEWPGNVRELENCLERAVAMSPGSVLQTADFPPHIRSASLRTVGPEKQARILPLAELEKQAILDALHQLNGDKLMTARALGIGKTTLYRKLKEYGIAHWISSPMQTPNGMR, encoded by the coding sequence ATGTCGACTGCAGTGCGGGCCATCCCCCGAGTAGAAGTTTCACCAGCCGAATCTTTATTTCTCCTGATTGTTGATGCAGATCGTTGGGCCAGGGACATTTCCAGGGACGTTGCCGCCAGCATGGGCTTCAAGGTCTACACCGCCGACAACACTCGCGCGGCATTGCGACAGATGGAAGTTCAGCCTGTCGATGTGGTCCTTCTTGACGTACGCCAGTCAAGCCAGGAGGGAGTTGATCTGCTGGCAAAGTTCAAGGAAATACATCCCCAGACTGAAATCATCATGGTCAGCGGGCAAGCCACAGTTGATTCCGTGGTTACGGCCATGAAAAGTGGCGCCTGTGACTTTATCCGTAAACCCTTCAAGAGTGAAGAATTGAAAACCCTCCTCACCCGCGCCGCGGGACGCCTGAGAAACTCGCTGGAAGATCGAATCTCCCGCGAGCACTTGCAGGCGAGCCCCGGCTATAACGGCATGCTCGGCCACTCCCCGGAAATGCAGAAGCTGTATCGCATTGTCACCAAGGTTGCCACCAGCAGGCATCCAGTGTTGGTGCAGGGTGAAAGCGGCACGGGGAAAGAAACCGTTGCGCGCGCCATTCATGCCAATGGGCCTTTCCGTGACCGTCCTTTCCTCCTTGTGGATTGCGCGGCTACCGGCAATGGCGTTTTAGAAAATGAACTGTTTGGCCCCCTGAAGTCGGCCAACGGTTCGGCAAAATCCAGGGACGGTATGTTTGCGCTGGCCAGTGGTGGCACCGTTTTCTTCGATGAAATTGGTGAGATGCCTCTGGACATTCAAGGCAAGCTGGTTCGTGCCTTGCAGGAAAGAGAATTTCACGCGCAAGGCACTGGAAAAGCTATTCCGGTCGATGTCCGAATTGTTGCGGGTACCAGCCGTGATCTGGAATCGGCGGTCCAGCAGGGAACTTTCCGCCGCGATCTTTTCTTCCGTCTGAACGTGGTTGGCCTCCGCCTGCCACCGCTTCGTGATCGCAAAGAAGATATTCGTCCGCTGGCGGAAAATTTCCTCGAGCGCGTCGGTCAGGCCCGGCACATGCAGTATTCCATCAATCCTGATGCCTTAAAGCTGCTCCAGTTTTATGAGTGGCCGGGCAACGTGCGTGAACTGGAAAACTGTCTGGAACGTGCTGTGGCAATGAGTCCTGGGTCCGTGTTGCAAACCGCGGACTTTCCTCCTCATATACGGTCGGCCTCTCTTCGCACCGTGGGTCCGGAAAAGCAAGCCAGGATACTTCCCTTGGCTGAACTGGAAAAGCAGGCCATTCTGGATGCATTGCACCAGCTCAATGGGGATAAACTGATGACCGCGCGAGCGCTGGGAATCGGCAAGACCACTCTGTATCGCAAGCTGAAGGAATATGGAATCGCGCATTGGATTTCTTCACCAATGCAGACCCCCAACGGGATGAGGTAA
- a CDS encoding lmo0937 family membrane protein — translation MLWTIFAILIILWLLGWGFHVAGGLIHLLLVIALVVAVINLVTGRRTV, via the coding sequence ATGCTTTGGACGATTTTTGCAATCCTCATTATCCTTTGGCTTCTGGGCTGGGGATTCCACGTTGCGGGCGGTCTGATCCATCTTTTGCTCGTGATCGCTCTGGTTGTTGCGGTCATCAACTTGGTCACCGGACGCAGGACTGTCTAG
- a CDS encoding TIGR04290 family methyltransferase yields MLDGNQELTRRIAEKGDWFHNINLNGVWTAPNHFLGDFPNVKWKHIAPALPADLSGASVLDIGCNGGFHSIELKKRGARRVLGVDVDDRYLEQARFASQVLELDIEFAKCSVYDVDSIPGQFDFVLFMGVFYHLRYPLFALDKVVKKVGGSLIFQTMIRGSLTSPELREDYHFWNMEIFKDPDFPCMYFIEKNYAGDPTNWWIPNHGAMEGMLRSSGLEITSHPEQETWICAPSHVTKDDGKYLLDHELAGTL; encoded by the coding sequence ATGCTGGACGGTAATCAGGAACTCACACGCCGTATCGCGGAAAAAGGCGATTGGTTTCACAATATCAACCTGAATGGGGTCTGGACGGCCCCTAATCACTTCCTGGGGGACTTTCCCAATGTAAAGTGGAAGCACATTGCCCCTGCGCTGCCCGCGGATCTGTCCGGCGCCAGCGTGCTTGATATCGGCTGCAATGGCGGGTTCCATTCCATTGAGCTCAAAAAGAGAGGCGCCAGACGCGTTTTGGGCGTCGATGTGGACGATCGTTACCTGGAGCAGGCGCGCTTTGCCTCTCAGGTGCTGGAACTCGACATCGAATTTGCCAAATGCTCTGTCTATGACGTGGATTCCATCCCTGGGCAATTCGACTTTGTCCTGTTTATGGGAGTTTTTTACCATTTGCGCTATCCGTTGTTCGCGCTCGACAAGGTCGTCAAGAAGGTCGGAGGAAGTCTGATATTCCAGACCATGATTCGCGGCTCTCTCACCAGTCCTGAGCTGCGGGAGGATTATCATTTCTGGAACATGGAGATATTCAAGGACCCTGATTTTCCCTGTATGTACTTTATTGAAAAGAATTATGCGGGAGATCCCACCAACTGGTGGATCCCCAATCACGGCGCAATGGAAGGAATGCTGCGCAGCTCAGGCCTGGAAATTACCTCTCATCCTGAACAGGAAACCTGGATCTGCGCCCCTTCTCACGTCACTAAGGACGACGGTAAATATCTTTTGGACCACGAATTAGCGGGCACTCTGTAA
- a CDS encoding beta-xylosidase, with amino-acid sequence MVEAVMLWNEPNNLSHWDFKLDPDWKMFAGMVIAASKAIRRENPELPIVLGGISPIDPHFIQLLGSYGVLDAVDVVSVHGFPLDWNHWQLQDWPKKIEEIRAVTSKPVWVSEAGVSSFGAEEVQAFGLQRTAELLMPIVDRVHWYSLLDLPATWSATTRHKEAEGSAYYRHYYMGLLREDGSPKLAAESFPSGMGICQWFHYEDPRLDLAVDWLKRLGVKYLRTGVSWADWYRENAEAWFDRQMQALEPFNTTLTLCFTPEHMGIAPHYTSPPKRAEDFAEFAVWAVRKYAAVAARKDNPALIGAR; translated from the coding sequence ATGGTTGAAGCAGTTATGTTGTGGAATGAGCCTAACAATCTCTCGCATTGGGATTTCAAGCTTGATCCCGATTGGAAAATGTTTGCCGGCATGGTCATTGCCGCCAGCAAGGCCATTCGTCGTGAGAATCCTGAGCTGCCCATAGTGCTCGGTGGGATCTCACCCATAGACCCTCATTTTATTCAACTGCTCGGCTCTTACGGCGTGCTGGATGCCGTAGATGTGGTCTCTGTCCATGGATTTCCGCTGGATTGGAACCACTGGCAACTTCAGGATTGGCCCAAAAAGATCGAAGAAATTCGCGCCGTCACCAGCAAGCCCGTCTGGGTTTCTGAAGCTGGTGTTTCCTCTTTCGGCGCTGAAGAAGTGCAGGCCTTTGGCCTCCAGCGCACGGCTGAGCTGCTGATGCCGATTGTGGACCGCGTGCACTGGTATAGCCTGCTTGACCTGCCGGCAACGTGGTCGGCCACTACACGCCACAAAGAAGCTGAAGGCAGCGCTTATTATCGCCATTACTACATGGGACTCTTGCGTGAAGACGGTTCACCCAAGCTGGCCGCGGAATCATTCCCCAGCGGAATGGGAATCTGCCAGTGGTTCCATTATGAAGATCCTCGTCTCGACCTCGCCGTCGATTGGTTGAAGCGCCTGGGCGTCAAGTATCTGCGCACTGGCGTAAGCTGGGCGGATTGGTACCGTGAGAACGCGGAAGCATGGTTCGATCGCCAAATGCAGGCCCTGGAACCTTTCAACACCACGCTGACGCTGTGTTTTACTCCGGAGCACATGGGGATCGCTCCCCATTACACTAGTCCGCCAAAACGCGCTGAAGACTTTGCTGAGTTTGCAGTCTGGGCCGTGCGCAAGTATGCCGCCGTAGCAGCAAGAAAAGATAATCCCGCTTTAATAGGAGCCAGGTAA
- a CDS encoding NAD-dependent epimerase/dehydratase family protein: MAKNILITGGAGFVGSHLADALLAAGHHVRILDNLTGQVHRDGIPEYLADGVEFIQGDVRDSAAMRRALAGVEIVFHMAAAVGVGQSMYEIEHYMGTNTQGTAVLLQQLLDRRCRVEKLVLASSMSIYGEGKYLCAQCGSVSPQLRTVDQLRLKQWEPNCPTCGEALTPIPTDESKPLQCSSIYALSKKDQEEMSLLFGRTYSLPVVALRYFNIYGTRQALSNPYTGVAAIFASRLMNGNPPLIFEDGAQLRDFVSVEDVVRANLLAMESSQADGMALNIGSGEPISIREVATELACAMDSDIAAELTQKYRAGDVRHCFADISAARKFLGYTPQVRFTDGLKDLVEWLCSQQPQDRAAEAVAQLSEFGLTA, encoded by the coding sequence ATGGCAAAGAACATACTCATCACTGGCGGCGCAGGGTTTGTGGGATCGCACCTTGCTGACGCTCTGCTGGCCGCTGGCCACCACGTTCGCATTCTTGACAACCTTACAGGCCAGGTCCATCGCGATGGAATTCCTGAATACCTGGCTGATGGCGTTGAGTTCATTCAAGGCGATGTTCGGGATTCAGCCGCTATGCGGCGCGCGCTAGCGGGCGTTGAGATCGTCTTTCACATGGCAGCCGCCGTGGGTGTAGGCCAGTCAATGTATGAGATTGAGCATTACATGGGTACCAACACGCAGGGCACAGCAGTACTGCTGCAGCAACTTCTGGACCGTAGATGCAGGGTGGAGAAGCTGGTGCTGGCTTCGTCCATGTCGATCTACGGCGAAGGAAAATATCTTTGCGCACAATGCGGCAGCGTGTCCCCGCAGCTTCGCACCGTCGACCAGCTCAGGCTCAAACAGTGGGAGCCAAACTGCCCCACGTGTGGTGAAGCTCTTACGCCGATTCCAACCGATGAATCCAAGCCGCTCCAGTGCAGCTCCATTTATGCGCTTTCCAAGAAAGACCAGGAAGAAATGTCGCTGCTCTTTGGCCGGACGTACAGCCTACCCGTAGTGGCATTGCGCTACTTCAATATCTACGGGACGCGGCAAGCGCTTTCCAATCCGTATACGGGCGTGGCCGCAATCTTCGCTTCGCGATTGATGAACGGCAATCCTCCGCTGATTTTTGAAGATGGAGCGCAGCTGCGTGACTTTGTCAGCGTGGAAGATGTTGTCCGCGCCAACCTGCTGGCCATGGAGTCTTCGCAAGCAGACGGCATGGCGCTAAACATTGGATCGGGTGAGCCGATTTCGATTCGTGAAGTGGCGACCGAACTGGCGTGCGCTATGGACTCTGACATTGCCGCGGAGCTTACCCAGAAATACCGCGCCGGCGATGTCCGCCATTGTTTTGCCGATATCTCTGCCGCACGCAAATTTCTTGGGTACACGCCGCAAGTACGTTTTACCGATGGATTGAAAGACCTGGTGGAGTGGTTGTGCTCACAGCAGCCGCAGGACCGTGCCGCTGAAGCAGTGGCCCAACTCAGCGAATTTGGGTTGACGGCCTAG
- a CDS encoding GDP-mannose 4,6-dehydratase, producing MRKQDTRAVLIFGGAGFIGSNLAHSLLSHTDAKVHIFDNLSRAGVHHNVEWLRKMAGNSGRLQVTVGDVRDARQVEKAVAHANEIYHFAAQVAVTTSVADPRHDFEVNLAGTFNVLDAARRSGNRPFILFTSTNKVYGELGLGTPVISGKRYITPMQQGVSESQPLDFHSPYGCSKGAADQYVRDFGRIYGMPTVVFRMSCVAGPRQFGTEDQGWVAHFVYSALQEEPVVIYGDGRQVRDVLCVDDLLRAFDAARQNIEITRTEVYNVGGGPQNSISLLELMDEIAMLTGHPMECVLNERRIGDQLVYITNNAKIQQDTGWRPEIGLKKTLRLLQSFWEENHGVLAKRRRNTAPALPSFELATELSGRAG from the coding sequence ATGCGCAAGCAGGATACCCGCGCGGTGTTGATTTTTGGAGGAGCAGGCTTTATCGGGTCGAACCTGGCCCACTCTCTGCTCTCCCACACCGATGCCAAGGTGCACATTTTTGATAATCTCTCCCGCGCCGGAGTGCACCACAATGTGGAATGGCTGAGAAAAATGGCAGGCAATTCCGGACGGCTCCAGGTGACGGTCGGCGATGTCCGCGATGCCCGTCAGGTTGAGAAAGCCGTGGCCCATGCGAACGAGATTTATCATTTTGCCGCGCAGGTCGCAGTCACCACGTCTGTTGCCGATCCTCGGCATGACTTTGAAGTGAATCTCGCCGGCACATTCAATGTTCTGGATGCTGCCCGTCGGTCGGGCAATCGGCCTTTTATTCTGTTTACATCAACCAATAAAGTTTATGGCGAACTGGGCCTTGGCACGCCAGTCATCAGCGGCAAGCGTTATATAACTCCGATGCAGCAGGGCGTTTCAGAATCACAGCCGCTGGATTTCCACTCTCCTTATGGATGTTCCAAAGGCGCTGCTGATCAGTACGTGCGCGATTTTGGCCGAATCTACGGCATGCCAACCGTTGTCTTCAGGATGTCCTGTGTGGCTGGGCCACGGCAATTTGGCACGGAAGATCAGGGATGGGTGGCCCACTTTGTTTATTCCGCTTTGCAGGAAGAACCAGTCGTAATCTATGGCGATGGACGCCAGGTGCGCGACGTGCTTTGCGTGGACGACCTGCTGCGCGCCTTCGACGCCGCGCGCCAGAATATTGAAATTACCAGGACTGAGGTTTACAACGTGGGCGGCGGCCCGCAGAATTCCATCTCTCTCCTTGAACTGATGGATGAGATCGCCATGTTGACCGGGCATCCAATGGAATGTGTGCTGAACGAGCGCCGCATTGGCGATCAACTGGTCTATATCACCAATAACGCCAAGATCCAGCAGGACACTGGCTGGAGACCCGAGATCGGGCTCAAGAAGACGTTGCGGCTTTTGCAAAGCTTCTGGGAAGAGAACCATGGAGTGCTGGCCAAGCGGCGGCGTAACACCGCACCAGCCTTGCCGTCCTTTGAACTGGCCACCGAACTCTCCGGGAGGGCGGGATGA